A stretch of the Arthrobacter sp. PAMC 25486 genome encodes the following:
- a CDS encoding Ig domain-containing protein translates to MASRLRSTFVMGILLALVFSLASVGVVIPQARAATAAVEVTTDLGTVVVEDAPAPIVLSPSRLPNPQVGVAYSQEISATGGTPPYSYALSAGALPPGLNFSGSGTLSGMPTQSGSFNVSFTATDSTGATATGSYDAWVYPRVIEIRPTALPPLQVGSFFSATVSASGGTAPYTYRMVNSNDGGLGPPGLSISAGGVLSGTPTTAGPYDFTVWVDDSSTGNASDTEFGRIYKGTVAPVPAPVLVMETATVPGGTVGVAYSSTVTAAGGTPPYTYSVFAGPLPAGLALNTSTGVISGTPTNAGTSGFGIQVADGAGATAASPIYSVAFAAPFVGVDPFTLPRPQVGAAYSVQLTANGGTAPYSFTSPDLPAGLTLSPAGLLAGTPTTSGRYSTAITATDSSTGQRAPFSGSRMYSGTIADATSLTVSPDSLPAGTAYVDYQQTLAASGGTAPYTYSVSPGLPAGISLSTDGVLSGTPTEVGSFDFSVTARDSSIALQLTAARNYTLVIAAPAIVLTRPSLSGATAGVGYTSELAASGGAAPYTYAVSSGSLPAGLQLRSDGQISGTPSAHGTSGFTVTATDSNGFTGSKSFTLLVMPVPLSVLPSALPIPTSGEAYAGQLNASGGIPPYLWTLTQGALPDGLSLDGATGAIFGTPTAVGSFTFTATVDDAGASPFHGTASADYILVIPSVPLELSGSLPQAHLGEAYTGALAGTGGTGPYTFALQPGATLPAGLSLAGNGLLTGTPEVAGTFGLPLVLTDAYGSASNATGQLIVAPAIGISPTILPDGTTGTAYEQQLTADGGTAPYTFAVTLGILPTDLELSADGLLSGTPVTHGSASFTVTATDADGFPGVMSYTLSVAPADLVLGPEQLSVPAAGEPYSAQLSTSGGIGPFSYALTSGALPTGLSLDAANGLITGTPTVVGSFDFTVTSTDTATAGLEAVTISREYALVVPSVPLNLVGTLPQAHVGDAYTGALAAEGGMGPYTFARQPGAALPDGLSLADNGLLTGIPEGAGDFELYVILTDVYGSQSNATASLAIAPMVVLDPGTLPGGQAGTSYSQQLSAAGGTGPYTFAVTSGELPAGLELSADGLLSGTPVSHGSASFTVTATDADGFPGTISYTLSVTPADLVLGPDQLPVPTAGTPYSAQLSMAGGIGPFTFALTAGSLPTGLSLDSATGLISGTPTAVGSFDFTLTTTDDGSMAAGVPDPSGPATFKADPAAAKASLVVLADAASVSKSYTVAVQSAALGLESELPDGQVGEGYSTQLAATGGVGPYTYTLSPDAILPRGLALGNNGILSGEPEASGASTFEVIVADSQGSTSTVSAALRIAPAAVAPTPKPLPKPTGTPTPTPTPTGAPSASAMPAPTTPASATTTAAVSATATAPASSGAGLARTGANGTTWLLAVGGIAVLGGLATTFLVRRRNKH, encoded by the coding sequence ATGGCCTCGCGTCTCCGCTCCACCTTTGTCATGGGCATTTTACTTGCCCTCGTTTTCAGCCTGGCATCGGTGGGGGTGGTGATACCGCAAGCCCGGGCCGCCACCGCGGCGGTAGAAGTGACAACCGACTTGGGCACCGTCGTCGTCGAGGATGCACCAGCCCCCATCGTGCTGTCGCCGTCGAGACTTCCGAATCCACAGGTTGGTGTTGCCTACTCGCAAGAAATCAGTGCCACAGGCGGTACACCGCCCTACAGCTACGCCCTCAGCGCGGGTGCCCTTCCTCCCGGCCTTAACTTCAGCGGCTCAGGCACCCTTTCTGGCATGCCCACGCAGAGCGGCTCGTTCAATGTCAGTTTCACCGCCACCGATTCCACCGGGGCGACGGCGACGGGCAGCTATGATGCGTGGGTGTACCCACGGGTCATTGAGATTAGACCCACCGCATTGCCGCCGCTGCAAGTTGGTTCGTTCTTTTCGGCAACCGTTTCCGCCTCCGGCGGAACCGCTCCGTACACCTACCGCATGGTTAACTCGAATGACGGTGGCTTGGGGCCACCCGGGCTGTCGATATCCGCAGGCGGGGTGCTTTCCGGCACTCCCACCACAGCCGGACCCTACGACTTCACGGTCTGGGTTGATGATTCCAGCACGGGGAACGCGAGCGACACGGAGTTCGGTAGGATCTACAAGGGTACCGTGGCTCCCGTCCCCGCCCCCGTCCTGGTGATGGAGACGGCAACAGTTCCTGGCGGCACCGTGGGCGTCGCCTACAGCAGCACGGTGACTGCCGCAGGCGGAACCCCGCCCTACACCTACTCCGTCTTTGCAGGCCCCCTGCCCGCAGGACTGGCCCTCAACACCTCAACCGGCGTCATCTCCGGCACACCCACCAACGCGGGCACGTCCGGCTTTGGCATCCAAGTGGCTGACGGCGCCGGCGCAACGGCCGCGTCACCGATCTACTCGGTGGCATTCGCCGCGCCCTTCGTGGGCGTTGACCCGTTCACGCTTCCCCGGCCGCAGGTCGGCGCGGCTTATTCGGTGCAGCTAACCGCCAACGGCGGCACGGCCCCCTACTCCTTTACATCGCCGGACTTGCCGGCCGGCCTGACACTATCCCCTGCCGGGCTGCTTGCAGGGACGCCCACCACCTCCGGCAGATATAGCACTGCCATCACGGCCACGGATTCCAGCACCGGCCAGAGAGCCCCGTTCAGCGGCAGCCGGATGTACTCCGGAACCATCGCCGACGCGACCTCGCTGACGGTCTCCCCGGATTCGCTGCCGGCTGGCACTGCCTACGTGGACTACCAGCAGACACTGGCGGCGTCGGGCGGGACGGCCCCCTACACGTACTCCGTCTCGCCCGGCCTGCCGGCAGGCATATCGTTGTCCACCGATGGAGTCCTGTCCGGCACGCCAACAGAGGTCGGGTCGTTTGACTTCAGTGTCACGGCACGGGACAGCAGCATTGCCTTGCAACTCACTGCCGCCAGGAACTACACCCTTGTTATCGCCGCGCCCGCTATTGTTCTCACCAGGCCCTCGCTATCTGGAGCCACTGCAGGCGTGGGCTACACGAGCGAGCTGGCGGCAAGCGGTGGCGCAGCCCCCTATACGTACGCGGTTTCCTCGGGCAGCCTGCCCGCCGGGCTCCAGCTCCGTAGTGACGGTCAAATCTCCGGAACCCCGTCGGCCCACGGCACATCCGGGTTCACTGTCACCGCCACGGACAGCAATGGCTTCACCGGCTCAAAGTCCTTCACGCTCCTGGTCATGCCCGTCCCGCTCTCGGTCCTGCCGTCCGCCCTGCCGATTCCCACCTCAGGGGAGGCCTATGCAGGGCAGCTGAATGCGAGCGGCGGAATTCCTCCGTACTTGTGGACGCTGACGCAGGGTGCGCTACCCGATGGCCTGTCACTGGACGGCGCCACGGGAGCCATTTTTGGAACCCCGACGGCGGTGGGCAGCTTCACATTCACCGCCACCGTTGACGACGCCGGAGCCTCCCCTTTCCATGGCACCGCCAGCGCCGATTACATCTTGGTGATTCCGTCAGTTCCGTTGGAACTGAGTGGCTCGCTGCCACAGGCCCACTTGGGCGAAGCCTATACCGGCGCCCTCGCGGGAACCGGCGGAACAGGCCCCTACACCTTTGCACTGCAGCCAGGTGCCACCCTGCCGGCAGGACTGTCGCTCGCCGGCAATGGCCTGCTGACGGGAACCCCGGAAGTTGCCGGAACCTTCGGGCTGCCGTTGGTCCTGACCGACGCCTACGGCTCTGCCAGCAATGCCACCGGGCAGCTCATCGTGGCGCCGGCCATCGGAATTTCCCCGACCATACTTCCGGACGGCACCACCGGCACTGCCTATGAACAGCAGCTCACGGCCGATGGCGGGACCGCACCGTACACCTTTGCGGTCACTTTGGGGATCCTGCCGACAGACCTCGAACTTTCTGCCGACGGTCTGTTGTCTGGAACCCCTGTAACGCATGGCAGCGCATCCTTCACCGTTACGGCGACTGATGCGGATGGTTTCCCTGGCGTCATGAGCTACACGCTTTCTGTTGCTCCGGCAGACCTGGTATTGGGTCCGGAGCAGCTGTCTGTTCCGGCGGCCGGGGAGCCTTACTCCGCACAGCTTTCAACGAGCGGCGGCATCGGCCCGTTCAGCTATGCGCTCACCTCCGGTGCGTTGCCCACGGGCTTGTCCCTTGACGCTGCCAACGGGCTCATTACGGGAACTCCGACGGTGGTGGGCAGCTTTGACTTCACGGTAACGTCCACCGACACTGCCACGGCGGGTCTGGAAGCTGTGACCATCAGCCGTGAGTACGCCCTGGTGGTGCCGTCGGTGCCCCTGAACCTGGTCGGCACCCTTCCACAGGCCCACGTGGGGGATGCCTACACGGGTGCACTCGCGGCCGAGGGCGGCATGGGCCCGTATACCTTCGCCCGGCAGCCCGGCGCGGCACTGCCGGACGGGCTGTCACTGGCCGACAACGGCCTGCTGACAGGTATTCCCGAAGGTGCCGGGGACTTCGAGCTGTACGTAATACTGACCGATGTCTACGGTTCCCAGAGCAACGCCACGGCTTCACTGGCCATTGCACCCATGGTGGTCCTTGACCCCGGCACCCTCCCGGGCGGCCAGGCCGGCACGTCCTATTCACAGCAGCTCTCAGCCGCCGGCGGCACGGGGCCGTACACCTTTGCCGTTACCTCAGGGGAACTGCCGGCAGGCCTTGAACTATCTGCCGACGGCCTGTTGTCTGGAACCCCTGTATCCCATGGCAGCGCATCCTTCACCGTCACGGCGACTGATGCGGACGGTTTCCCTGGCACCATAAGCTACACGCTTTCGGTTACTCCGGCAGACCTGGTGCTGGGTCCTGACCAGCTTCCTGTTCCCACTGCGGGCACCCCCTATTCGGCACAGTTGTCCATGGCCGGCGGCATCGGCCCGTTCACCTTCGCGCTCACGGCAGGCTCCCTGCCCACGGGACTGTCCCTTGACTCGGCCACCGGGCTCATTTCGGGAACTCCGACGGCGGTGGGCAGCTTTGACTTCACGCTCACCACCACGGACGACGGCAGCATGGCTGCAGGTGTTCCCGACCCGTCGGGGCCCGCCACTTTCAAGGCCGACCCCGCAGCAGCCAAGGCATCCCTGGTTGTCCTGGCAGATGCCGCATCTGTCAGCAAAAGCTACACAGTTGCTGTGCAATCTGCAGCGCTGGGATTGGAAAGCGAACTGCCCGACGGTCAGGTGGGTGAAGGCTACTCGACGCAGCTGGCAGCAACTGGCGGAGTGGGACCATACACCTACACCCTCAGCCCAGATGCCATTTTGCCCCGTGGACTTGCGCTGGGCAACAACGGGATCTTGAGCGGGGAACCGGAAGCTTCCGGTGCCAGCACATTTGAGGTCATCGTTGCAGATTCGCAGGGTTCCACAAGCACAGTTTCCGCTGCGTTGCGCATCGCACCGGCAGCAGTGGCGCCAACACCAAAGCCGTTGCCCAAGCCGACGGGAACGCCGACTCCCACACCCACACCCACAGGGGCGCCCAGCGCGAGCGCCATGCCGGCGCCGACAACTCCAGCATCAGCGACTACCACCGCAGCTGTGAGTGCAACCGCCACTGCGCCGGCAAGTTCCGGAGCCGGACTGGCCCGGACGGGCGCCAACGGCACCACGTGGCTGCTGGCGGTCGGCGGCATTGCCGTGCTGGGAGGTCTGGCGACCACGTTCCTAGTGCGTCGGCGCAACAAGCACTGA
- the sucC gene encoding ADP-forming succinate--CoA ligase subunit beta, whose protein sequence is MDLFEYQARDMFEAHGVPVLAGIVAHTPEEAKAAAEKIGGVTVVKAQVKVGGRGKAGGVKVAKNADEAFKYASDILGMDIKGHTVNTVMIAQGADIAEEFYFSVLLDRANRNYLAMCSVEGGMEIEELAVERPEALARVAVDPAVGIDAAKADEIVATAGFNAELAPKVAATIIKLWDVFKNEDATLVEVNPLVLTGAGDIVALDGKVSLDENADFRHPHHLELEDAAAADPLEAKAKAADLNYVKLDGEVGVIGNGAGLVMSTLDVVAYAGENHGGVKPANFLDIGGGASAEVMAAGLDVILNDPQVKSVFVNVFGGITACDAVAKGIVGALAELGSAANKPLVVRLDGNNVEEGRRILNEANHPLVTLAATMDEGADKAAELAHAAK, encoded by the coding sequence GTGGACCTGTTTGAATACCAGGCGCGCGACATGTTTGAGGCTCACGGAGTTCCCGTGTTGGCCGGCATCGTGGCGCACACCCCTGAAGAAGCAAAGGCAGCAGCCGAGAAGATTGGCGGCGTAACAGTCGTCAAGGCACAGGTAAAGGTCGGTGGCCGCGGCAAGGCCGGCGGCGTCAAGGTAGCAAAGAATGCCGATGAGGCATTCAAGTACGCTTCTGACATCCTCGGCATGGACATCAAGGGCCACACCGTGAACACGGTCATGATCGCCCAGGGTGCAGACATCGCCGAGGAGTTCTACTTCTCCGTGCTGCTGGACCGTGCCAACCGCAACTACCTGGCCATGTGCTCGGTAGAAGGCGGCATGGAGATCGAGGAACTTGCAGTCGAGCGCCCCGAGGCACTGGCACGCGTTGCCGTTGACCCCGCGGTTGGCATCGACGCTGCAAAGGCCGATGAAATCGTGGCAACTGCAGGCTTCAACGCCGAGCTCGCCCCGAAGGTTGCCGCAACCATCATCAAGCTGTGGGACGTCTTCAAGAACGAAGACGCCACCCTGGTTGAGGTCAACCCGCTGGTTCTCACCGGCGCCGGTGACATCGTGGCCCTGGACGGCAAGGTCTCACTCGATGAGAACGCCGACTTCCGTCACCCGCATCACCTGGAGCTCGAAGATGCTGCAGCAGCTGACCCGTTGGAGGCCAAGGCCAAGGCCGCGGACTTGAACTACGTCAAGCTCGACGGCGAAGTTGGCGTCATCGGCAACGGTGCCGGCCTGGTCATGTCCACCCTGGACGTTGTTGCCTATGCAGGCGAAAACCATGGCGGCGTCAAGCCCGCCAACTTCCTGGACATCGGCGGTGGAGCATCCGCAGAGGTCATGGCCGCTGGTTTGGACGTCATCCTCAACGACCCCCAGGTCAAGAGCGTGTTCGTGAACGTCTTCGGCGGCATCACCGCCTGTGACGCCGTTGCCAAGGGCATCGTCGGCGCGCTGGCCGAGCTCGGTTCAGCTGCCAACAAGCCGCTGGTTGTCCGCCTCGACGGCAACAACGTTGAAGAAGGCCGCCGCATCCTCAACGAAGCCAACCACCCGTTGGTCACCCTGGCCGCCACGATGGACGAGGGCGCCGACAAGGCTGCCGAACTCGCCCACGCTGCAAAGTAG